In Deltaproteobacteria bacterium, one genomic interval encodes:
- a CDS encoding MMPL family transporter codes for MEFFLKKALQLSLHHPKRVLISFLLILVLAFLVTGRLRFETDWLQLLPTDRGALKVLVEDLKGFGHLEHLYILLEGKEEAELIESAQGLRRSLADLEIGGTRAFKRIFPGMEGDMRGWKEALAIYLPYPQLYLQEEDAEEFKRRLSEEKILAEIRKAKGLLISYLSPGWRGLIVSDPLAMREFLFKRWRGKSPWAPSLIEGYLLSPNRRALLMVAEPSFPSVAWRSSQELVQRLDELKGTFPGVRISFVGPHTMTVGKAGILRHDLLTSFLGSFAMVLALFLLSYRRWVTLLFVGLPLMVGVQLTMGVASLFTGGLNLITVSFAAIIVGLGIDFAIHIYHRYHHERSAGKGLDEAMEITLMRTGKGVWTGGLTTIAAFLTLLLARIQGIVELGILVASGLFFCLLTISLVLPSFLVWVEKKGYQYTPLREWGLARLIPFLKAHYRTILIILISLAVFGGYMGTKVRIMGGVEGFRPRKMEGMRALERMQEEFGGEGKGLTVLLGGEDLDQLLQQQEAIAKSLQDKYGEGILFCSHLAQFIPSTNRQEKVLARLRMGMDYEKAASSLKRALEAEGLNPEVFSRTQEMLKRIAHRETPIPPAALVQRLTLTPLAEPIERYVVQAKGGYKLRQEIRFDPARVDPLQLQRAIKRIVPQAECTGLELVALQLQGMVKRDFTLLAPLALSLVLLLLFMHFKRPLWVGMALSPLLAGVAYMLGISALLGMELNPANAVAIPLILGIGIDDGIHIVHRYREGRDIGEAVRYTGRAVVMTSLTTMVGFGSLSTSHFPALSSLGKLAVIGIGACLLTSLLLLPSLIVAIGEKGGREKRKS; via the coding sequence TTGGAGTTCTTCTTAAAAAAGGCCCTTCAGCTCTCCTTACACCACCCCAAGCGGGTCTTGATATCCTTCCTTCTAATACTTGTCTTGGCCTTTCTGGTCACCGGAAGGTTGCGGTTTGAGACCGATTGGTTGCAACTGCTGCCCACAGACCGCGGGGCATTAAAGGTCTTGGTGGAGGATTTAAAAGGTTTCGGCCACCTGGAACATCTCTATATCCTCCTGGAGGGAAAGGAGGAGGCTGAATTGATCGAGTCCGCTCAGGGGCTGAGGAGGTCTCTGGCTGATTTGGAGATAGGGGGGACAAGGGCCTTCAAGCGGATCTTCCCGGGCATGGAAGGGGATATGCGAGGATGGAAGGAGGCCCTCGCTATCTATCTTCCCTATCCCCAGCTCTATCTCCAAGAGGAGGATGCCGAGGAGTTCAAGAGGAGACTCTCAGAGGAAAAGATCCTGGCGGAGATCCGCAAGGCCAAAGGTCTCCTTATAAGCTACCTTTCACCTGGATGGAGGGGCTTGATCGTCAGCGATCCTCTTGCAATGAGGGAGTTTCTGTTCAAGCGGTGGAGGGGGAAATCGCCCTGGGCCCCCTCCCTCATTGAAGGCTATCTCTTATCCCCGAATAGGAGGGCGCTTCTCATGGTGGCTGAGCCCTCTTTCCCCTCTGTTGCCTGGAGGTCCTCTCAGGAACTGGTACAAAGATTAGATGAGCTAAAAGGGACCTTCCCCGGAGTGAGGATCTCCTTTGTGGGCCCCCATACCATGACCGTCGGAAAGGCGGGGATCCTGCGCCACGACCTCTTGACCTCCTTTCTGGGCTCCTTTGCCATGGTGTTGGCCCTCTTTCTCCTCTCCTACAGGAGGTGGGTAACGCTGCTCTTTGTCGGGCTTCCCCTCATGGTTGGGGTCCAGCTCACCATGGGGGTGGCCTCGCTGTTCACAGGAGGGCTTAACCTCATCACGGTCTCCTTTGCGGCCATCATCGTGGGATTGGGGATAGACTTCGCCATCCATATCTACCATCGATATCACCATGAGCGCTCAGCCGGCAAGGGGTTGGACGAGGCAATGGAGATCACCCTTATGAGGACGGGGAAGGGGGTTTGGACAGGGGGGCTTACTACCATCGCCGCCTTCCTTACCCTGTTGCTGGCCCGCATCCAGGGGATTGTGGAGTTGGGGATCTTGGTCGCCTCGGGTCTCTTTTTCTGTCTGTTGACCATCTCCCTGGTGCTGCCCTCCTTCTTGGTCTGGGTGGAGAAAAAGGGATATCAATACACACCTCTAAGGGAGTGGGGTTTGGCTCGCCTAATCCCTTTTCTGAAGGCGCATTATCGCACTATCCTCATCATCCTTATATCCCTGGCCGTCTTCGGAGGATATATGGGAACAAAGGTGAGGATTATGGGGGGGGTGGAGGGATTTCGCCCCCGGAAGATGGAGGGGATGAGGGCCCTAGAGAGGATGCAGGAGGAGTTTGGGGGTGAAGGCAAGGGGTTGACCGTGCTCCTGGGGGGAGAGGACCTCGATCAACTCCTGCAACAGCAGGAGGCCATTGCCAAATCCCTCCAGGATAAATATGGGGAGGGGATCCTCTTTTGCTCCCACCTCGCCCAGTTCATCCCCTCTACTAATAGGCAAGAGAAGGTACTGGCGAGGCTGCGCATGGGGATGGACTATGAAAAGGCCGCAAGTTCCCTGAAGAGGGCCTTAGAGGCGGAGGGTCTTAACCCGGAAGTCTTCTCCCGGACACAGGAGATGTTGAAAAGGATAGCCCATAGGGAGACCCCCATCCCCCCGGCTGCACTCGTGCAGCGATTGACCCTAACCCCCCTGGCCGAGCCAATAGAGAGGTATGTGGTGCAGGCAAAAGGGGGATATAAATTGCGACAGGAGATCCGATTCGATCCAGCAAGGGTCGATCCCCTGCAACTGCAAAGGGCGATAAAGAGGATTGTGCCTCAAGCCGAGTGCACGGGCCTAGAACTCGTCGCCCTTCAGCTCCAGGGGATGGTGAAGAGGGATTTCACCCTCCTGGCCCCCCTTGCCCTATCTCTGGTGCTGCTGTTGCTCTTCATGCACTTTAAAAGACCCCTATGGGTGGGGATGGCCCTGTCCCCCTTGCTGGCTGGGGTGGCCTACATGCTGGGAATAAGCGCTCTTCTGGGGATGGAACTTAACCCAGCCAATGCAGTGGCAATCCCCTTGATCCTCGGCATAGGGATTGACGATGGAATTCATATCGTCCATCGATATCGCGAGGGAAGGGACATAGGGGAAGCAGTCAGGTATACTGGCAGGGCAGTCGTCATGACCTCATTGACCACCATGGTGGGTTTTGGCTCCCTGAGCACTTCCCACTTCCCCGCCCTTTCCTCCCTGGGCAAGCTCGCGGTCATCGGGATCGGCGCTTGTCTGCTCACCTCCCTTTTGTTGCTACCATCTCTGATCGTGGCGATTGGTGAGAAGGGAGGACGCGAGAAAAGGAAGTCTTAA
- a CDS encoding B12-binding domain-containing radical SAM protein produces the protein MKIKFIVPCWPKDSFWDVITFKFPHLSTTLLAALTPEGHQVSIHDEGIAPINFDQECDLIAITAMTPLAPRGYEIAEEYRRRGVKVVMGGMHSTWLPEEAIAHCDAVVIGEADEIWVEVVRDAARGELKRFYQQEGRTDLARLPLPRRNLLDPQGYFFENTIQTTRGCPFDCEFCSVTAMYGGTYRTRPLEEVEREVRSLRRAQAYIFFVDDNIVGNIRYARELFTMLSQYRLRWVSQGPITIAQDEELVRLMARAGCHGMFIGFESLSPENLKLMGKRTNKVEQYETGIKQLHDHGIGVHASFVFGYDYDDTSVFEKFLSFAHRTRIDGAFLPVLTPFPGTKIYQRLKKEGKILTEDWSRYDMATVVFRPKMMTVDELQEGFWWVNKEFYSLRSMVRRIFQPFAMRRSLIIFGPMNLGHWPAVRKAKRHFYREGTPCWSSS, from the coding sequence ATGAAGATCAAGTTCATCGTCCCTTGCTGGCCCAAAGATAGCTTTTGGGATGTGATCACCTTTAAGTTCCCCCATTTGAGCACCACCCTGCTGGCCGCCCTCACCCCTGAGGGTCACCAGGTCTCCATTCACGATGAGGGGATCGCCCCTATAAATTTTGACCAAGAGTGCGATTTAATCGCTATCACCGCCATGACCCCCTTGGCCCCACGAGGGTATGAGATCGCCGAGGAATATCGGCGCCGGGGGGTGAAGGTGGTCATGGGAGGGATGCACTCCACCTGGCTGCCGGAGGAGGCCATCGCCCACTGCGATGCGGTGGTGATCGGAGAGGCCGATGAGATCTGGGTAGAGGTAGTCAGGGATGCGGCCAGGGGGGAGTTGAAGAGGTTCTACCAACAGGAGGGGCGTACAGACCTTGCCCGTTTACCCCTGCCCCGGAGGAATCTCTTGGACCCTCAAGGCTATTTCTTTGAGAACACCATCCAGACCACCCGAGGATGTCCCTTCGATTGCGAATTTTGCTCTGTGACGGCCATGTATGGGGGGACCTATCGAACCCGCCCCCTAGAGGAGGTGGAGAGGGAGGTCCGATCCCTGCGCAGGGCCCAGGCCTATATCTTTTTCGTCGATGATAACATCGTGGGCAACATCAGATACGCCCGTGAACTCTTCACCATGCTTTCACAGTATCGTCTGCGTTGGGTAAGCCAAGGTCCCATCACTATCGCCCAGGATGAGGAGTTAGTCCGCCTCATGGCAAGGGCGGGATGTCACGGGATGTTTATAGGATTTGAGAGCCTCAGCCCGGAGAACTTGAAGTTGATGGGTAAGAGGACCAACAAGGTGGAGCAATATGAAACGGGGATCAAGCAGTTACACGATCATGGGATCGGCGTTCACGCCTCTTTTGTCTTTGGTTATGACTACGACGACACTTCGGTCTTTGAGAAATTTTTGTCCTTTGCGCACAGGACCCGGATCGATGGGGCCTTCCTGCCTGTGTTGACCCCCTTTCCTGGGACCAAGATCTACCAGCGTTTGAAGAAGGAGGGGAAGATACTCACCGAGGATTGGAGCAGATATGACATGGCCACTGTAGTGTTCAGGCCAAAGATGATGACAGTCGATGAGCTTCAGGAGGGATTCTGGTGGGTCAACAAGGAGTTTTACTCCCTGCGCTCCATGGTGAGAAGGATCTTTCAGCCCTTTGCCATGCGCCGCAGCCTCATCATCTTCGGCCCCATGAACCTGGGTCATTGGCCTGCTGTACGTAAGGCCAAAAGGCATTTCTACCGGGAGGGGACCCCTTGTTGGAGTTCTTCTTAA
- a CDS encoding NAD(P)/FAD-dependent oxidoreductase gives MMDYDVIIIGAGLGGLVCGVLLAQKGLRVVIFEKRTKVGGCCTSFTRKGFTFDLSVQSIGGCREGGRVWRLLDDLGLREGIEFLPLDPGREYYFPDLKIRQYTDLSSHVEYLSSLFPQEREGIRGLYHIYHSLSEEIDRFPYTLSWFDPSRFAREFPFTFQYRDKTLQELLEALIKDPRLKAILGVRSSYALLPPSRLSVIAMASLEMSYLQGGVAVVKGRMEALPQLLAKGFTRWGGTIQTRQEVKGIMAEGRKAMGVRLKEGGVITSRVVISNADATTTFLRMIGEECLPPGWAKRLKGMRPSFSYFIIYLGMEGELDLSCSNNEVFSHYDLEQEYCYLEEGKIPSSPPYYLLAPSLVNPSHAPKGHSTLCLSYKAPYRLLGGWDEGMRGALAERIISQAEEMVPDLLQRIVLQVSSTPLTIERMTGNRWGAAYGWAQIPRQAGIYRLNRVSPIDGLYLAGHWTAPGGGVAAAMASGQITTNLIWERLKEEG, from the coding sequence ATGATGGACTACGATGTAATCATCATCGGCGCTGGGTTAGGGGGGTTGGTGTGCGGCGTCCTTCTTGCCCAGAAGGGGCTGCGGGTGGTCATCTTTGAAAAGAGGACCAAGGTAGGGGGGTGTTGCACCTCTTTCACGCGCAAGGGCTTTACCTTCGACCTCTCTGTCCAGTCCATCGGGGGGTGCAGGGAGGGGGGGAGGGTTTGGAGGTTGTTGGATGACCTGGGTCTAAGAGAAGGGATAGAATTTCTCCCTTTGGATCCAGGCCGCGAGTACTACTTCCCCGATCTGAAGATCCGCCAATACACCGATTTGAGCTCCCATGTGGAATACCTCTCCTCCCTTTTCCCCCAAGAAAGGGAGGGGATCAGGGGATTGTACCATATCTACCACTCACTCTCTGAGGAGATAGATCGCTTCCCCTACACCCTCTCCTGGTTTGATCCCTCACGTTTTGCCCGGGAGTTCCCCTTTACCTTTCAGTACCGGGACAAGACCCTCCAGGAATTGCTGGAGGCACTCATAAAGGACCCCAGGCTCAAGGCGATCCTGGGGGTGAGGAGCTCCTATGCCCTGCTCCCCCCCAGCAGGCTTTCTGTGATCGCCATGGCCTCTTTGGAGATGAGCTACCTGCAGGGGGGGGTGGCGGTTGTAAAGGGGAGAATGGAGGCCCTGCCCCAACTCCTGGCCAAGGGGTTTACGAGGTGGGGGGGGACGATTCAGACCCGGCAGGAGGTGAAGGGGATCATGGCCGAAGGGAGAAAGGCAATGGGGGTGCGGCTCAAGGAAGGAGGGGTGATTACTTCCAGGGTGGTGATCTCCAACGCCGATGCCACCACCACCTTCCTGAGGATGATCGGAGAGGAATGCCTTCCCCCTGGCTGGGCCAAGAGGTTGAAGGGGATGAGGCCCTCCTTTTCCTATTTTATCATCTATCTGGGGATGGAGGGGGAACTGGACCTTTCTTGCTCCAACAACGAGGTCTTCTCACACTACGATTTGGAGCAGGAGTATTGTTATCTGGAAGAGGGAAAGATCCCTTCTTCCCCTCCCTATTATCTCCTCGCCCCATCCTTAGTGAATCCCTCCCACGCCCCCAAGGGACATAGCACCTTGTGCCTTAGCTACAAGGCCCCCTACCGCTTATTAGGAGGGTGGGATGAGGGGATGAGGGGGGCCCTTGCCGAGCGGATCATCTCTCAGGCCGAGGAGATGGTACCCGACCTGCTTCAAAGGATCGTCCTGCAGGTGAGTTCCACCCCCTTGACCATCGAGAGGATGACTGGTAACAGGTGGGGGGCGGCCTATGGTTGGGCTCAGATCCCCAGACAGGCGGGGATATATCGGTTGAACAGGGTCTCCCCCATAGATGGGCTTTACCTGGCTGGCCATTGGACTGCCCCAGGAGGGGGGGTGGCCGCGGCCATGGCCTCGGGTCAGATCACCACCAACCTGATATGGGAGAGGTTGAAGGAGGAAGGATGA
- the speE gene encoding polyamine aminopropyltransferase, protein MSLSYKPYFEDLWDFWFREFHNGKVGMAYKVKDILYSGKSKFQKIEVLEVHEYGRMLILYGSVMLTEKDEFIYHEMITHVPVFVHENPKDILVIGGGDGCALRELLKHKEIKEIHLVEIDEKVIEISKKYLSNICQNSFNDSRVKIIPDDGFYYLKKSTQKYDLVISDAPDPLPPGDTLFKKDFFRLVKEHLKDKGIFVSQTESPFYHADIFKTTYKNLSSVFKTVQVYLAWIPTYPSALWSFMICSDFYDPLRDFKKDKYKKYLDAGFNTKYYNDKVHFASFALPNFVEEILGNET, encoded by the coding sequence ATGAGCTTAAGCTATAAACCATATTTTGAAGATCTTTGGGATTTCTGGTTTAGGGAGTTTCACAATGGCAAGGTAGGTATGGCTTATAAAGTTAAGGACATATTGTATAGCGGTAAATCAAAATTCCAAAAAATAGAGGTGCTCGAAGTTCATGAATACGGCAGGATGTTAATCCTTTATGGTTCTGTAATGTTAACAGAAAAAGATGAGTTTATCTATCATGAGATGATTACCCATGTACCTGTTTTCGTTCACGAGAATCCTAAAGACATTTTGGTAATAGGCGGAGGAGATGGGTGCGCTTTGAGAGAACTTTTAAAACATAAAGAGATCAAAGAAATTCATTTGGTGGAAATCGATGAAAAAGTAATCGAAATATCAAAAAAATATTTATCAAATATTTGTCAAAACAGTTTTAACGATTCCAGGGTTAAAATAATACCTGACGATGGATTTTACTATTTAAAAAAGTCAACCCAAAAATATGATTTGGTCATTTCAGATGCTCCTGATCCTCTACCTCCTGGTGATACTTTATTTAAAAAAGACTTTTTCCGACTTGTTAAGGAACATCTGAAAGATAAAGGAATATTTGTCTCTCAAACAGAATCACCCTTTTATCATGCTGACATATTTAAAACTACATATAAAAATCTGTCTTCGGTATTCAAAACAGTTCAAGTTTATTTGGCTTGGATACCAACATATCCCAGCGCTTTGTGGAGTTTTATGATTTGCTCTGATTTTTATGATCCCCTGAGGGATTTCAAAAAAGACAAATATAAAAAATATCTTGATGCAGGATTTAATACAAAATATTATAATGATAAGGTCCATTTTGCTTCTTTTGCTTTACCAAATTTTGTTGAAGAGATTCTAGGAAACGAAACCTAA